One stretch of Astatotilapia calliptera chromosome 3, fAstCal1.2, whole genome shotgun sequence DNA includes these proteins:
- the LOC113018668 gene encoding tetratricopeptide repeat protein 31-like isoform X2, with protein sequence MWRTVLGMFEGRPHMQRIIRCGLLGIDYDDDLDDPGNDDYVTGSWSHDFHGYPANRLRSSSAVYQPVYPSARNSSCPSPLRFQTKERDAERKARLLEESTKMKDKAEKKRLKKRKQKERKRLEKLEKDKLNPEKNEEGKDDAEEGEAVNDEHRANNNISVKPQASAKDTDSSDSSEVSSDEDGNSKNDSGDSEELDMTSSFVRKAALIAMHKLEQKPKLEKKEKKKMPEKEEYKTVPEKSHEEREAAKKDSAASRVPSFEDHVKISTELAVIGNKHASAGDFNMAVKYFTDAIKHNPKEFKLFGNRSFCFEKLQEYEKALMDAELSLGICPGWDKGLYRKGRALAGLKRYEEAALAFTEVLKLDSSCAEAAQELMRVQITQLMEFGFTREQSSNALIIHGTVKKALEVLSKLNDRPGALPNGSLPPVQVANVAGVSPILSANTIAAPAAAVRPAQSKDALKKTLMNKPLGAIQNTSAAQSQSKPILTQPMKASNGVNRPLLELFPVWVGNLNFPVTDSMLANLFNKVGVVYSVKVLTAKRCAFVNYTKQEHCDEAIRRFHGFELNHNKLAVRYPDRIPAGLGISRSALRADDLPD encoded by the exons GTCATCCAGCGCTGTATATCAGCCTGTATACCCTTCAGCCCGTAATTCTTCTTGCCCGTCCCCTTTAAGATTTCAGACAAAGGAGCGT GATGCTGAGAGAAAAGCCAGATTATTAGAAGAATCTacaaaaatgaaagacaaagctgaGAAGAAGCGGCTTAAGAAACGG AAACAGAAGGAAAGGAAACGTctcgagaagctggagaaggacAAGCTGAACCCTGAAAAAAACGAGGAG GGAAAAGATGATGCAGAGGAGGGTGAAGCTGTTAATGATGAACACAGAGCCAATAACAATATTAGTGTTAAACCGCAGGCCTCAGCCAAAGATACAGACAGCAGTGACAGTAGCGAGGTTTCCAGTGATGAAGACGGCAACTCCAAGAACGACTCAGGCGACTCAGAG GAACTTGATATGACGAGTAGTTTTGTGAGAAAAGCTGCTCTCATAGCCATGCATAAACTGGAGCAGAAGCCCAAACtggagaagaaggagaaaaagaagatgccagaaaaagaagaatacaAAACAGTCCCCGAAAAATCACATGAAGAACGAGAGGCTGCAAAGAAG GACTCTGCTGCGTCCAGGGTTCCCTCCTTTGAAGACCATGTAAAAATAAGCACAGAGCTTGCCG tCATTGGAAATAAGCATGCGAGTGCTGGAGACTTTAATATGGCTGTGAAGTATTTCACAGATGCAATTAAGCACAACCCTAAAGAGTTTAA GCTATTTGGAAATCGGTCCTTCTGTTTTGAGAAGTTGCAAGAATACGAGAAGGCGTTAATGGATGCAGAGTTGTCGCTTGGCATATGTCCAGGTTGGGATAAAGGCCTGTATAGGAAGGGAAGAGCACTGGCTGGTCTAAAG AGGTATGAGGAAGCTGCCCTGGCCTTCACGGAAGTTCTCAAACTGGACAGTTCGTGTGCAGAAGCTGCGCAGGAGCTGATGCGTGTGCAGATAACACAGCTAATG GAGTTCGGTTTTACTCGAGAGCAGAGCTCAAATGCTTTAATAATTCATGGGACGGTTAAAAAAGCACTAGAAGTGCTGTCTAAGTTAAACGATCGACCAG GAGCTCTTCCGAACGGCTCTCTCCCACCTGTTCAAGTAGCAAATGTCGCTGGAGTGTCTCCAATCCTTTCAGCCAACACAATCGCTGCACCTGCTGCCGCTGTGCGTCCTGCTCAGTCCAAGGATGCGCTGAAAAAAACACTTATGAACAAACCTTTGGGCGCAATCCAGAATACATCTGCTGCTCAGAGTCAATCAAAGCCTATTCTTACTCAGCCCATGAAGGCCAGCAACGGCGTTAATCGACCACTACT GGAGCTGTTTCCAGTTTGGGTGGGAAACCTGAATTTCCCAGTAACTGACTCCATGCTTGCAAACCTGTTTAACAA GGTCGGGGTCGTCTATAGCGTCAAGGTTTTGACTGCCAAACGATGTGCCTTTGTTAACTATACAAAACAAGAACACTGTGATGAAGCAATCCGACGTTTTCAT GGCTTTGAGCTGAATCACAACAAGCTTGCTGTCAGGTATCCGGACAGGATTCCTGCAGGCTTGGGTATTTCCAGATCTGCCCTGAGAGCTGATGACCTGCCAGATTAG